The following coding sequences are from one Streptomyces sp. NBC_01485 window:
- a CDS encoding triphosphoribosyl-dephospho-CoA synthase — MTSRVDEELAQAAVAALTGQLALAPKPGLPDPRDLAARVTRRDHCGLRWSAKALAPGLAAMAAAARRTGEPTPRLRAELGAIGRCTEHSVGLAGGGHRGALWTLGLLVAAAALEPRARGVDVAATAKRIAAHPDRAAPRRPSRGATVSAKYGAAGARGEARAGFPHVRRALGALGAARSAGADEPDARLDALLTVMSTLQDTELLHTAGPLGLRHVQAGARTVLEAGGTATPAGRKALSDLDTDLHARAWSPRGSAGLLAGALFVDALPTTTPTRAA; from the coding sequence ATGACAAGCCGTGTGGACGAGGAGCTCGCGCAGGCCGCGGTGGCCGCGCTGACCGGTCAACTGGCCCTGGCTCCCAAGCCGGGCCTGCCCGACCCCCGTGACCTGGCCGCCCGCGTCACCCGCAGGGACCACTGCGGGCTGCGCTGGTCGGCCAAGGCGCTCGCGCCCGGCCTCGCGGCGATGGCCGCGGCCGCCCGCCGCACCGGCGAACCCACGCCCCGGCTCCGCGCGGAACTGGGCGCGATCGGGAGGTGCACCGAGCACTCGGTGGGCCTCGCCGGCGGCGGGCACCGGGGCGCGCTGTGGACGCTCGGCCTGCTCGTCGCGGCGGCCGCCCTCGAACCCCGCGCGCGGGGCGTCGACGTCGCCGCGACCGCCAAGCGGATCGCCGCACACCCCGACCGGGCCGCCCCACGGCGGCCCTCGCGGGGCGCGACGGTCTCGGCCAAGTACGGCGCGGCCGGCGCCCGCGGCGAGGCCCGCGCCGGATTCCCGCACGTACGGCGGGCCCTGGGCGCGCTGGGCGCGGCCCGCTCGGCCGGCGCGGACGAGCCCGACGCCCGGCTCGACGCCCTGCTCACCGTGATGTCCACCCTCCAGGACACCGAACTCCTGCACACCGCCGGCCCCCTGGGCCTGCGCCACGTCCAGGCCGGCGCCCGCACCGTCCTGGAGGCGGGCGGCACGGCGACCCCGGCGGGCCGCAAGGCCCTCTCCGACCTCGACACCGACCTCCACGCGCGCGCGTGGAGCCCCCGCGGCAGCGCGGGCCTCCTGGCAGGCGCCCTGTTCGTGGACGCCCTACCGACCACCACACCGACCAGAGCCGCCTGA
- a CDS encoding copper resistance CopC/CopD family protein — translation MTQTIAPRVRTLVLLFLAVTGALLAGAGPASAHAALTGSDPTQGVVVDKAPTQVTLTFSETVSLNDDSLRVLDPKGTRVDSGKPAGTSGTSYAVQLHSGLPDGTYTVTYQVVSADSHPVAGAYTFSIGSPSKTSVSVSDQEAGGGVVGWLYGFGRYVSYAGFMVMVGGAAFVLACWQRGSGVRAVQRLVVSGWLAMTAATLFLLLLRGSYTSSGKVGDVFDLDLLGQVLQTKTGAAMVSRLLLLAAAALFIAVLFGAYARPSPTTTLNDGATRRPLDSREAEEKRDLTFGLAIGGTVVAAGLAASWAMAEHASTGLQPGIAMPVDVLHLLAVATWLGGLTALLVALYRAPADRAVEGSAVRRFSQVAFGSVLAVIATGVYQSWRQLGSWSAFTDTRYGQLLLIKIGLVALLVGIAWISRRWTAQLADTTARTAALTSASEGPAPETVSGSASETASEPGSEAVSEAVSESAPEKERVTAAAATGTGDSVAAASGDTQSGSSAADSGSSEGMKSGSEGTKRAAQLARQQAAVDATRQKRLRDSDPARFGLRRSVLAEAGVAVVLLAVTTVLTSTEPGRTEQDAAKANKSSASSSSSSSADSTSGALTLDMSFDTGGTDGKGVVSVDLDPARAGANEMHVYVTRPNGRAFDVPEVKVAFTLEAKGIGPLPVSPDRITTGHWAATGVQIPLAGEWKIAVTVRTSDIDQVTVSKNAQIG, via the coding sequence TTGACGCAGACCATCGCCCCCCGCGTCCGAACGCTCGTGCTGCTGTTCCTGGCGGTCACCGGCGCGCTTCTCGCCGGCGCCGGACCCGCCTCCGCGCACGCCGCGCTGACCGGCAGCGACCCCACGCAGGGGGTGGTGGTCGACAAGGCACCCACCCAGGTGACGCTGACCTTCTCCGAGACCGTCTCGCTGAACGACGACTCGCTGCGCGTCCTCGACCCCAAGGGCACCCGCGTCGACAGCGGCAAGCCCGCGGGCACGAGCGGCACGTCGTACGCGGTGCAGTTGCATTCGGGGCTGCCCGACGGCACGTACACGGTGACCTACCAGGTGGTGTCCGCCGACAGCCACCCCGTCGCCGGCGCCTACACCTTCTCCATCGGCTCCCCCTCCAAGACCAGCGTCTCGGTGTCCGACCAGGAGGCCGGCGGCGGAGTCGTCGGCTGGCTCTACGGCTTCGGGCGGTACGTGTCGTACGCCGGGTTCATGGTGATGGTCGGCGGGGCCGCCTTCGTACTGGCCTGCTGGCAGCGCGGCTCCGGGGTGCGGGCGGTACAGCGGCTCGTCGTCTCCGGCTGGCTCGCGATGACCGCGGCCACCCTGTTCCTGCTGCTCCTGCGCGGCTCCTACACCAGCTCGGGCAAGGTCGGCGACGTCTTCGACCTCGACCTCCTCGGGCAGGTCCTCCAGACCAAGACCGGCGCGGCCATGGTCTCCCGGCTGCTGCTGCTCGCCGCGGCCGCGCTGTTCATCGCCGTGCTCTTCGGCGCTTACGCCCGCCCGTCTCCCACCACCACCCTGAACGACGGCGCTACGCGCCGCCCCCTTGATTCAAGGGAAGCCGAGGAGAAGCGGGACCTGACCTTCGGGCTCGCCATCGGCGGCACCGTCGTCGCCGCCGGGCTCGCGGCGAGCTGGGCCATGGCCGAGCACGCCTCGACCGGCCTGCAGCCCGGCATCGCGATGCCCGTCGACGTACTGCACCTGCTGGCGGTCGCGACCTGGCTCGGCGGGCTCACCGCGCTCCTCGTCGCGCTGTACCGGGCGCCCGCCGACCGGGCCGTCGAGGGCTCGGCCGTCCGCCGCTTCTCCCAGGTCGCCTTCGGCAGCGTCCTCGCCGTGATCGCCACCGGGGTCTACCAGTCCTGGCGTCAGCTCGGCTCCTGGTCCGCCTTCACCGACACCCGCTACGGACAACTGCTGCTCATCAAGATCGGCCTCGTGGCGCTGCTCGTCGGCATCGCGTGGATCTCCCGACGCTGGACGGCCCAACTGGCGGATACGACCGCCAGGACGGCGGCGCTGACCTCCGCATCCGAGGGCCCCGCACCCGAGACAGTGTCTGGGAGCGCGTCCGAGACGGCGTCCGAGCCAGGGTCTGAGGCGGTGTCCGAGGCGGTGTCCGAGTCCGCGCCCGAGAAGGAGCGCGTCACGGCAGCGGCGGCGACCGGGACCGGCGACTCCGTCGCGGCAGCCTCCGGCGACACGCAGAGCGGCTCCAGCGCCGCCGACTCCGGCTCCTCCGAGGGCATGAAGTCCGGCTCCGAGGGCACGAAGCGGGCCGCGCAGCTCGCCCGGCAGCAGGCCGCCGTCGACGCCACCCGGCAGAAGCGGCTGCGGGACTCCGACCCTGCCCGCTTCGGCCTGCGCCGCTCGGTGCTCGCCGAGGCAGGCGTCGCGGTCGTGCTGCTCGCCGTCACCACCGTCCTGACGTCGACCGAACCCGGCCGTACGGAGCAGGACGCCGCCAAGGCCAACAAGTCCTCCGCGTCCTCTTCTTCGTCCTCCTCGGCGGACTCCACCTCGGGCGCCCTGACGCTGGACATGTCGTTCGACACCGGCGGCACCGACGGCAAGGGCGTGGTCAGCGTCGACCTCGACCCCGCGCGCGCCGGTGCCAACGAGATGCACGTCTACGTGACCCGGCCCAACGGCCGCGCCTTCGACGTACCCGAGGTCAAGGTCGCCTTCACCCTCGAAGCCAAGGGCATCGGGCCGCTGCCCGTCAGCCCCGACCGCATCACCACCGGCCACTGGGCGGCGACCGGAGTGCAGATCCCCCTGGCCGGCGAATGGAAGATCGCCGTGACCGTGCGGACCTCCGACATCGACCAGGTGACCGTCTCCAAGAACGCGCAGATCGGCTGA
- a CDS encoding ATP-binding protein, translated as MSIWWSLHLRREAASVPLARRLLLGTMETAGVDPDVSYDLSVALSEACANAVEHGGDTAHGGCSEAYRVTAYLDGEKCRIEVADSGPGFTGERPAPAPVRTGTDAEHGRGLYLIQELADHVHIGNRPGFSGAVVSFDKMLKWQKDAPLMAV; from the coding sequence ATGAGCATCTGGTGGTCACTCCATCTCCGGCGCGAAGCCGCGAGCGTTCCGCTCGCCCGGCGCCTGCTGCTCGGCACCATGGAGACGGCGGGCGTCGATCCCGACGTCAGTTACGACCTCTCCGTCGCCCTGAGCGAGGCCTGCGCCAACGCCGTGGAGCATGGCGGGGACACCGCGCACGGCGGCTGTTCGGAGGCGTACCGCGTCACCGCGTACCTCGACGGCGAGAAGTGCCGCATCGAGGTCGCCGACTCGGGCCCGGGGTTCACGGGTGAACGCCCCGCCCCCGCCCCGGTCCGCACGGGCACCGACGCCGAGCACGGCCGCGGCCTCTACCTCATCCAGGAACTCGCCGACCACGTCCACATCGGCAACAGGCCGGGGTTCAGCGGCGCGGTGGTGAGCTTCGACAAGATGCTCAAGTGGCAGAAGGACGCGCCGCTGATGGCCGTCTGA
- a CDS encoding copper chaperone PCu(A)C encodes MRHPLGTTARTTAVTSAAIAGSLLLAGCGSGSDGTSDGTAELSVESAYIPQPVSDTMAAGFLTIVNKGAAKDELTSVTSTAAGSVTLHETVGSSMEEVTALDVPAHGQLVFKSGENHLMFEKLKSKPVQGETVTVELHFAASDPVKVEIPVESATYNPKTGH; translated from the coding sequence GTGAGGCACCCGCTGGGGACCACAGCCCGTACCACCGCCGTGACCAGCGCCGCGATCGCCGGCTCCCTGCTCCTGGCCGGCTGTGGTTCGGGCTCCGACGGCACGTCCGACGGCACGGCGGAACTGTCCGTCGAGTCCGCCTACATACCGCAGCCCGTCTCCGACACCATGGCCGCCGGTTTCCTCACCATCGTCAACAAGGGCGCTGCGAAGGACGAGCTGACCTCCGTCACCAGTACCGCGGCGGGCAGCGTCACCCTCCACGAGACCGTCGGGTCGTCGATGGAGGAGGTCACGGCCCTCGATGTGCCCGCACACGGTCAACTCGTGTTCAAGAGCGGCGAGAACCATCTGATGTTCGAGAAGCTGAAGAGCAAGCCGGTGCAGGGCGAGACGGTGACCGTCGAACTGCACTTCGCCGCATCCGACCCCGTCAAGGTCGAGATTCCGGTGGAGTCCGCCACGTACAACCCGAAGACCGGCCACTGA
- a CDS encoding intradiol ring-cleavage dioxygenase, whose product MTGNHQDTSITRRRALVVTGGTVAAGGLAVAGYQSAFADTGTATDAEASAATSAASVSSTSSECMTLMTSVTEGPYYLDGALVRKDITEGKSGVPLTLRLTVVDATDGCTPVSGAAVEIWHCDAWGYYSGYTTANPGGSAPAESEDGSTANDGTYLRGYQIANANGVVKFETIFPGWYTPRTCHIHLKVHTGGQKEDGTYEGGKVNYTGQLFFADDVAEEIFTLDPYSQHSGSYTTLDNDMVYDGGGTSSGLLTLKAVHKADPSKGYKGSITLGVDPDAESTGAGSGGGGGGTPPSGAPSGAPSGAPSASASS is encoded by the coding sequence ATGACGGGAAATCACCAGGACACCAGCATCACCCGGCGGCGCGCCCTCGTGGTGACCGGCGGCACGGTCGCGGCCGGCGGACTCGCCGTCGCCGGCTACCAGTCGGCCTTCGCCGACACGGGCACTGCCACGGACGCCGAGGCGAGCGCGGCGACGTCCGCCGCCTCCGTCAGTTCGACCAGCAGCGAGTGCATGACGCTGATGACGAGCGTCACGGAAGGGCCGTACTACCTCGATGGTGCCTTGGTGCGCAAGGACATCACCGAGGGCAAGAGCGGTGTGCCGCTGACCCTGCGTCTGACCGTCGTCGACGCCACCGACGGCTGTACGCCGGTCTCCGGTGCCGCCGTCGAGATCTGGCACTGCGACGCCTGGGGCTACTACTCCGGCTACACCACGGCCAACCCCGGCGGTTCGGCCCCGGCGGAGAGCGAGGACGGCTCCACCGCCAACGACGGCACCTATCTGCGCGGTTACCAGATCGCCAACGCCAACGGGGTCGTCAAGTTCGAGACGATCTTCCCCGGCTGGTACACGCCGCGCACCTGCCACATCCACCTCAAGGTGCACACCGGCGGCCAGAAGGAGGACGGCACCTACGAGGGCGGCAAGGTCAACTACACGGGCCAGTTGTTCTTCGCCGACGACGTCGCCGAGGAGATCTTCACGCTGGATCCCTATTCCCAGCACTCCGGCAGCTACACCACCCTCGACAACGACATGGTGTACGACGGCGGCGGCACGTCCAGCGGGCTGCTGACGCTGAAGGCCGTGCACAAGGCCGACCCGTCCAAGGGCTACAAGGGGTCCATCACCCTGGGCGTAGACCCCGACGCCGAGAGCACCGGCGCGGGCAGCGGCGGTGGCGGTGGCGGCACGCCTCCGAGCGGTGCGCCGAGCGGTGCGCCCAGCGGCGCCCCGTCGGCCTCCGCGTCCTCGTAG
- a CDS encoding aminopeptidase P family protein: protein MTVADELTPAVPDDAATAAGPETESEEPIKKRKNGLYPGVSDELAESMKSGWADTELHDLRPIAQAAETAARRAALSARFPGERLVIPAGNLKTRSNDTEYPFRASVEYAYLTGNQTEDGVLVLEPVADGHRATIYLLPRSDRENGEFWLSGQGELWVGRRHSLAEAEQLHGIPASDVRELADRLREATGSVRVVRGYDAGIEAALTDKVTAERDDELRVFLSEARLVKDEFEIGELQKAVDSTVRGFEDVVRVLDKAQATSERYIEGTFFLRARVEGNDVGYGTIAAAGPHACTLHWVRNDGPVRSGDLLLLDAGVETHTYYTADVTRTLPVDGRFTEIQKKIYDAVYDAQEAGIAAVTPGGKYRDFHDAAQRVLAERIVEWGLVEGPVERVLELGLQRRWTLHGTGHMLGMDVHDCAAARVESYVDGTLEPGMVLTVEPGLYFQADDLTVPEEYRGIGVRIEDDILVTEDGNRNLSDGLPRRSDEVESWMASLKS from the coding sequence ATGACCGTGGCCGACGAGCTCACCCCGGCTGTGCCGGATGATGCTGCTACCGCAGCGGGCCCGGAGACTGAGTCTGAAGAGCCCATCAAGAAGCGGAAGAACGGCCTGTACCCGGGCGTCTCCGACGAGCTGGCCGAGAGCATGAAGTCCGGCTGGGCCGACACGGAGCTGCACGACCTGCGGCCGATCGCCCAGGCCGCCGAGACCGCCGCCCGCCGCGCCGCGCTCTCCGCGCGCTTCCCGGGCGAGCGTCTGGTGATCCCCGCGGGCAACCTGAAGACCCGCTCGAACGACACGGAGTACCCCTTCCGGGCGTCGGTCGAGTACGCGTACCTCACCGGCAACCAGACCGAGGACGGCGTGCTCGTCCTGGAGCCCGTCGCGGACGGCCACCGGGCGACGATCTACCTGCTGCCGCGCTCCGACCGCGAGAACGGCGAGTTCTGGCTGTCCGGGCAGGGCGAGCTGTGGGTCGGCCGCCGGCACTCGCTCGCCGAGGCGGAGCAACTGCACGGCATCCCGGCCTCCGACGTCCGCGAGCTGGCGGACAGGCTGCGCGAGGCCACCGGTTCGGTGCGGGTCGTGCGCGGCTACGACGCGGGCATCGAGGCGGCCCTGACCGACAAGGTCACCGCCGAACGCGACGACGAGCTGCGCGTCTTCCTCTCCGAGGCCCGCCTCGTCAAGGACGAGTTCGAGATCGGCGAGCTGCAGAAGGCCGTCGACTCCACGGTCCGCGGCTTCGAGGACGTCGTCCGCGTGCTCGACAAGGCGCAGGCCACCTCCGAGCGCTACATCGAGGGCACGTTCTTCCTCCGCGCGCGGGTGGAGGGCAACGACGTCGGCTACGGCACCATCGCCGCCGCCGGCCCGCACGCCTGCACGCTGCACTGGGTGCGCAACGACGGCCCGGTCCGCTCCGGCGACCTGCTGCTGCTCGACGCGGGCGTCGAGACGCACACGTACTACACCGCCGACGTCACGCGCACGCTGCCGGTCGACGGCCGCTTCACCGAGATCCAGAAGAAGATCTACGACGCCGTGTACGACGCCCAGGAGGCCGGTATCGCGGCCGTCACGCCGGGCGGCAAGTACCGCGACTTCCATGACGCCGCGCAGCGCGTGCTGGCCGAGCGGATCGTCGAGTGGGGCCTCGTCGAGGGTCCGGTCGAGCGCGTTCTGGAGCTCGGCCTGCAGCGCCGCTGGACGCTGCACGGCACCGGTCACATGCTCGGCATGGACGTCCACGACTGCGCCGCCGCGCGCGTGGAGTCGTACGTCGACGGCACGCTGGAGCCGGGCATGGTGCTGACCGTCGAGCCCGGGCTGTACTTCCAGGCCGACGACCTGACGGTGCCGGAGGAGTACCGGGGGATCGGCGTCCGCATCGAGGACGACATCCTCGTCACGGAGGACGGCAACCGGAACCTGTCGGACGGGCTGCCGCGCCGCTCCGACGAGGTGGAGTCCTGGATGGCTTCACTGAAGAGCTGA
- the pheA gene encoding prephenate dehydratase, whose protein sequence is MPASYAYLGPEGTFTEVALRTLPEAATRQLIPYVSVQSALDAVRTGEAEAAFVPIENSVEGGITTTLDELVAGAPLTIYREVLLSITFALLVRPGTKMTDIKTVSAHPAAQPQVRNWLKANLPDALWESAASNADAARLVQEGRYDAAFAGEFAAARYGLTALETGIHDAENAQTRFVLVGRPARPAAPTGADKTSVVLWPRDDHPGGLRDLLGEFATRGVNLMLLQSRPTGAGIGNYCFCVDAEGHISDRRMAEALMGLKRICSEVRFLGSYPRAEVSPADLPAPLPGTSDGEFMAASDWVARCQDGRF, encoded by the coding sequence ATGCCAGCCAGCTATGCCTATCTCGGCCCCGAGGGCACCTTCACGGAGGTCGCCCTGCGCACGCTTCCGGAGGCGGCCACCCGGCAGCTGATCCCGTACGTGTCGGTGCAGTCCGCGCTCGACGCGGTGCGCACCGGCGAGGCCGAGGCCGCGTTCGTGCCCATCGAGAACTCCGTCGAGGGCGGGATCACCACGACCCTGGACGAGCTGGTCGCGGGCGCGCCGCTGACGATCTACCGCGAGGTGCTGCTGTCGATCACCTTCGCGCTGCTGGTCCGGCCCGGCACGAAGATGACGGACATCAAGACGGTGTCCGCGCATCCGGCCGCGCAGCCGCAGGTGCGCAACTGGCTGAAGGCGAACCTCCCGGACGCCCTCTGGGAGTCGGCCGCCTCGAACGCGGACGCCGCCCGCCTGGTCCAGGAAGGCCGTTACGACGCCGCGTTCGCTGGCGAGTTCGCGGCCGCCCGCTATGGCCTCACGGCCCTGGAGACCGGGATCCACGACGCCGAGAACGCGCAGACCCGGTTCGTGCTGGTGGGCCGGCCCGCCCGGCCCGCGGCGCCGACCGGCGCGGACAAGACATCCGTCGTGCTGTGGCCGCGCGACGACCATCCCGGCGGCCTGCGCGACCTGCTGGGCGAGTTCGCCACCCGGGGCGTCAACCTGATGCTGCTGCAGTCCCGGCCGACGGGCGCCGGCATCGGCAACTACTGCTTCTGCGTCGACGCCGAGGGGCATATCTCGGACCGCCGGATGGCCGAGGCGCTCATGGGGCTGAAGCGGATCTGCAGCGAGGTGCGCTTCCTGGGCTCGTATCCGCGTGCGGAGGTGAGCCCGGCGGACCTGCCGGCTCCGCTGCCCGGGACCTCGGACGGGGAGTTCATGGCGGCGTCGGACTGGGTGGCGCGCTGCCAGGACGGCCGCTTCTAG
- a CDS encoding YcnI family copper-binding membrane protein — MKTSRIASRVAATAAVAGCAVLVLSSPALAHVSVAAEGSAAKGGYAVVDFKVPNERDDASTTKLEVAFPTDHPLASAMPEPINGWKIDVTKAKLAKPITMHGKQISEAVSKITWTATGKGIETGYFQKFPVSVGALPEDADELVFKAIQTYSNKEVVRWIEVQEDGAEEPENPAPVLTLAAASEDGHHGTSAEEASDKSDDAKATATTTEAASDSGSSDTTARVLGVVGIAVGAAGVAYGVLAGRRRTTTDA; from the coding sequence ATGAAGACCTCTCGTATCGCCTCCCGCGTCGCCGCCACCGCCGCCGTCGCCGGTTGCGCCGTCCTCGTCCTGTCCTCGCCCGCCCTCGCGCACGTCAGCGTCGCCGCCGAGGGCAGCGCCGCCAAGGGCGGCTACGCGGTCGTCGACTTCAAGGTCCCCAACGAGCGGGACGACGCCTCGACCACCAAGCTCGAGGTCGCCTTCCCGACCGACCACCCGCTGGCCTCCGCGATGCCGGAGCCGATCAACGGCTGGAAGATCGACGTCACCAAGGCGAAGCTCGCCAAGCCCATCACGATGCACGGCAAGCAGATCTCCGAGGCCGTCTCCAAGATCACCTGGACCGCCACCGGCAAGGGCATCGAGACCGGCTACTTCCAGAAGTTCCCGGTCTCCGTCGGCGCGCTGCCCGAGGATGCCGACGAACTCGTCTTCAAGGCGATCCAGACGTACTCCAACAAGGAGGTCGTGCGCTGGATCGAGGTCCAGGAGGACGGCGCGGAGGAGCCGGAGAACCCGGCCCCGGTGCTGACCCTGGCCGCCGCCTCCGAGGACGGCCACCACGGCACGAGCGCCGAGGAAGCCTCCGACAAGTCCGACGACGCCAAGGCCACCGCCACGACGACCGAGGCCGCCTCCGACTCCGGTAGCAGCGACACCACCGCCCGGGTCCTCGGCGTGGTCGGCATCGCCGTCGGCGCCGCCGGTGTGGCGTACGGCGTGCTCGCCGGCCGCCGTCGGACGACGACCGACGCCTGA
- a CDS encoding SCO family protein, with the protein MRKKTFAVAALLAAATLTLSACGSGGSDSGSPVAVVSADTSQQAATVLDQPFTKPDLVLTDTQGKPYDLRKETAGHPTLIYFGYTNCPDVCPLTMSNIAVAKKQLPKAEQDELRIVFVTTDPDRDTPVALGKWLKGIDPQVVGLSGKFATIQAAARTVGISVEAPHKDKNGKIVSTHGTQVVAFSPKTNGGYLLYGEEATVDDYTKDLPKIIKGENP; encoded by the coding sequence ATGCGCAAGAAGACGTTCGCCGTGGCCGCGCTGCTCGCCGCCGCCACCCTCACCCTCTCCGCCTGCGGCAGCGGGGGCAGTGACAGCGGCAGCCCCGTCGCCGTCGTCTCCGCAGACACCTCGCAGCAGGCCGCGACCGTGCTCGACCAGCCCTTCACCAAGCCCGACCTGGTCCTCACCGACACCCAGGGCAAGCCGTACGACCTCCGCAAGGAGACCGCCGGCCACCCCACGCTGATCTACTTCGGCTACACCAACTGCCCGGACGTCTGCCCGCTGACGATGAGCAACATCGCCGTCGCCAAGAAGCAGTTGCCCAAGGCCGAGCAGGACGAGCTGCGCATCGTGTTCGTCACCACCGACCCGGACCGTGACACCCCGGTCGCGCTCGGCAAGTGGCTCAAGGGCATCGACCCCCAGGTCGTCGGCCTGTCGGGGAAGTTCGCCACCATCCAGGCCGCCGCCCGCACCGTCGGCATCTCCGTCGAGGCGCCGCACAAGGACAAGAACGGCAAGATCGTCTCCACCCACGGCACCCAGGTCGTCGCCTTCTCCCCGAAGACGAACGGGGGATACCTCCTGTACGGCGAGGAGGCCACGGTCGACGACTACACCAAGGACCTCCCCAAGATCATCAAGGGCGAGAACCCGTGA
- the efeB gene encoding iron uptake transporter deferrochelatase/peroxidase subunit, with the protein MPDQSIPQTRTPVDDEGAPSGTSSETPSPKGLTRRRLLGTAGTTGLVLGAAGGAVGYAAAPSQATPLSSIGAEEVMFHVKHQPGITQGLQARGHLIAFDLAAGAGRKEAAALLRRWSETARRLMAGEAAKDGDTDVARDAGPSSLTVTFGFGNSFFARTGLEKQLPVALDPLPDFSSDHLDKARSNGDLWVQIGANDALVAFHALRAIQKDAGSAAKVRWQMNGFNRTPGATAHPMTARNLMGQLDGTRNPKPAESDFDERLFVPAAGTKDPAWMANGSYAVVRRIRMLLDDWEKLSLTAQEQVIGRKKSDGAPLSGGGETTAMDLEKTDANGDLVVPINAHARITRPDENGGAAMLRRPFSYHDGIDADGTPDAGLLFVCWQADPLRGFVTVQRKLDRGDALSKYIRHESSGLFAVPGGAAEGEYVGQRLLEA; encoded by the coding sequence ATGCCCGACCAGTCCATTCCGCAGACCCGCACCCCCGTGGACGACGAGGGCGCCCCCTCGGGAACCTCCTCGGAGACCCCCTCCCCCAAGGGCCTGACGCGGCGCCGGCTGCTCGGCACCGCCGGCACCACCGGGCTCGTGCTCGGCGCGGCCGGCGGCGCCGTGGGCTATGCGGCCGCACCCTCGCAGGCGACGCCACTGTCCTCGATCGGGGCCGAGGAGGTGATGTTTCACGTGAAACACCAGCCCGGCATCACCCAGGGCCTCCAGGCGCGCGGTCACCTGATCGCCTTCGACCTCGCGGCCGGCGCGGGCCGCAAGGAGGCCGCCGCGCTGCTGCGCCGCTGGTCGGAGACGGCCCGGCGGCTGATGGCGGGCGAGGCCGCGAAGGACGGCGACACAGACGTGGCGCGGGACGCCGGCCCCTCCTCGCTGACGGTCACCTTCGGCTTCGGCAACAGCTTCTTCGCCCGCACCGGTCTGGAGAAGCAGCTCCCGGTCGCGCTGGACCCGCTCCCCGACTTCTCCTCCGACCACCTCGACAAGGCCCGCAGCAACGGCGACCTGTGGGTGCAGATCGGCGCGAACGACGCTCTGGTGGCCTTCCACGCCCTGCGCGCGATCCAGAAGGACGCGGGCAGCGCGGCGAAGGTCCGCTGGCAGATGAACGGCTTCAACCGGACGCCGGGCGCGACCGCCCACCCCATGACGGCCCGCAACCTGATGGGCCAGTTGGACGGCACCCGCAATCCCAAGCCGGCCGAGTCCGACTTCGACGAACGCCTCTTCGTCCCGGCGGCCGGCACCAAGGACCCGGCGTGGATGGCGAACGGCTCCTACGCCGTCGTACGCCGTATCCGCATGCTCCTCGACGACTGGGAGAAGCTGTCGCTCACGGCGCAGGAGCAGGTCATCGGGCGTAAGAAGTCCGACGGGGCGCCGCTGTCGGGCGGCGGCGAGACGACTGCGATGGACCTGGAGAAGACCGACGCGAACGGCGATCTGGTCGTCCCGATCAACGCGCACGCCCGCATCACCCGCCCCGACGAGAACGGCGGCGCGGCCATGCTGCGGCGGCCCTTCTCCTACCACGACGGCATCGACGCGGACGGCACGCCGGACGCGGGCCTGCTCTTCGTCTGCTGGCAGGCGGACCCGCTGCGCGGCTTCGTCACCGTGCAGCGAAAGCTGGACCGCGGCGACGCCCTGTCGAAGTACATCCGCCACGAGTCGAGCGGCCTGTTCGCGGTGCCGGGCGGCGCGGCCGAGGGGGAGTACGTGGGCCAGCGACTGCTGGAAGCGTGA